From the genome of Papaver somniferum cultivar HN1 unplaced genomic scaffold, ASM357369v1 unplaced-scaffold_21, whole genome shotgun sequence:
TATTCAAAACCTTAGATATTCTCCAATCATCCCGTCCTTAGCACGCTGGCCATGATATGCAAAATGGCGAATATGAATATCAAAGTCGACGGTTTCGTAATGAGGACCCTTGttcttgaaacaaaattggtgCAGACCTTCCCTGTGAACCACAAACTCAAATTTCTCGCTCGTCTTGTCATGAGAATAGTGAACCAATTCTCCTCTTGGATCCTTTGCCTGCATTATCGTTACTCCTATAGAACATCATTTTAACACggcaatcaaaaaaaaaagacataaaacTTACAATAAGATCGATACCGTCTTTCAAACCAGAATTCCATGGTACATCTTGGATTCATTCACAGTACCACTTTCACCTTCCATATGATCAGCTGCAACCATTAAACCAACCAAACCATCTAAATCTATTACAATTGCTCAATAACATCTCAACCCATTCATTCTTGGCTTCACTTTCTCCTCCGTAACAGCTGCAGTTCCATGTATTTCCAGCAATCAAAACCCTGTTAATCATAGATCTACAACTTCACTTTCTTGAAACAAGGTTTGATATAATCATATATCTACCGctaaaacttgttttcaatgaagaAATTTCGGATTTTTATGAAATCAGATTGAAATCAGATAGGATCTGGAGATggaagagaaaaagagaagaagaaagatgaagagTACGATAAAATTTAATTTCAATAATTTTGGGTTCCAGAATattttttccctaaaaaatgGGTGCGCCCCTTCAGATTTCttggcgtgggtttcacagtggaaaaaatctgaaaaatgggtctccctgtagttttcactataGTATATCACTCCTATCTTAACTCCTTTGCggcattttctttttcttttttacctcCTCATTTGTAGTTTTGTCGTTGTGAGGTAAAATTGGAGATTTCAAATTTGAGTTGTTTATGATCTATTAAGCTTCAGCTAGCAAGTTTTCTGGTTAGGGAGGTCAATGgatgaatatccgtcggatatttggaAATCCGTatccgataggctaagctatcggatatcggatatttatccaATAATATCCGGTTctgataaaaaatattaataacctTGTACaacatgttcataattgaaatttaatttcaatttctcAAACATTTCATATCGGATATTTTTCCTTACTCTTCTACTTGACTCTAATATGGTTAGGGTAACAAGTAAGTCCTTGTTCTATCAGATATCAGATATTAACAATTCGGATGGAGCCTAATCCAATTACGATatattaaggaagaaatatctgatagaatatccgatctgatatccgataaaatggataaaatcctatagaatctcgaatactcggaaacggattccggatatcgaACAGATATTGACAGGCCTATTTCTGATCTCTAGAAGCACTATTCTATATTGTCTCCCCCTGAAAATTACCTCTATTTAACTTTATGTAAAACTTAAAGTATATATATTAGGTTGGTTTAGCTTTCCATTTGATTTTATGTCTAATTGGTCGATGTTGATGCGAGAAGATTTAGATATAAAATTGGTGCTTGTCATTTGATTAATTTGTAACTTCGTATTTGCATCTCATATGAAATTCATAATTTCATTATCTTTTGTCAAACCCATGCGCGAAAGCCATGCATATAAAAAATAACATTTGAAAAATTGGCCTTCGGACGCCATTTCGTATTATGATACTATCCATTACTACTATACATAATTCTATGCCCAAGTTAAAATATGACAGTATACGGGAAATGAAACAAAAAGTATGTAATTGTTAAAATATGACTCTGTCACCTAGCCGAACCTCAATatacaagaaataaagaaaagtaTGTAATTCCATATGGgaagaagagaattttttttcctttttcgttTAGCCTCAGCCCCCGAGCGCAGATTCCTGGTTCTGTTGCTGCCGGCTTGCAAGTTCGGAGTTGCCCAAAGCATATACACTTCACATAAAGGGACTACAGGAAATGGGGGGCTATACTTAACATGATCCacttgtaggagttaaatatcgcacaaataataagtatgcgaagtaaggattatGTGATGTAAGCGAGGACTACCGCACCTGGCAAAGTTGAGGTGATGCATTGGGTGatatcagcaaagtcacgagtaaagtgtgatgttctatgCGAAGTATAAGTTGTGCGAGAATTAGTGAGTGTAAATGAGTGAATGTATCGCacaatgattccgaaaatagtggatttcttagctgtcatccactatgaggaatcactatataaaggaaagaggTCGTCATGTAGCAGATAGATCTTTTAGTGTGTGTGAGACAaaaaactaggagagagaaagtttatttggagagaaagtaaagtcattgttatccattgtatccaattataatccttgaaagttaataaagaattcattatgTTTACTTGAGTAATAATCTAGATACATTGGAgtgtggttgtaggttttcctgcaactatattttTGGCGCCAGGAACAACTTTGGGTGATAAATCCTGGTAGTAAATTCGTAGAATCTTGGAAAAAGTAAGATCTGGAAATTGAAGATGGTGATACTTGGATCTACTATTGAACAGGGAACAACAACCAGAAGGAGCAATAGAATtgctgaaagaagaagaattacaaatcttgatcaacaagaagaaagagtaagAGAAAATCAAGGGAACGAAAATCCAATTGGACCTCAGTGTGAACAAGAGAGGaataatgatattgattatgatagagtgagcgttCATACTTTGCAAACAAgttcaactgaagaggaaatacaACGAACTGGGGATACAGGAAGAATTGAGGGGAATGATGAAAATATGACACTTGCAGATcttagacaaagattgattgTGGAACGACAAAGAGAAGGtgaagagcgtgcgaatttgatacgtcagaatgatgaattaagagaagAGAACCTTAGATTGCAAGAACAGAGATCGAGAAGTGCCACACGATCCAGGTCGAGATCAAGTAAGAGTTCATCAAGGCAAAGTCGATCCAATCAAGAAGATAATAGGCGAAGACAACGCATGGAAGCTATTGAAGAAAACATGCAAGTAGATGATAATCCACATGACCAACAAAGGAGAAGGGATGTATCTCAAGATTTGGAAACTAATCGATATGAGCATCCGCGTGAACTTCCACATCGTACACATAATTATTtcgaaagagaagaagaggatcTGAGGCAAGGACATATGATGTTGCATGGAAGAGAAATGTTAATATCATAGAACGAACGCGAAAGGGAAGCTACTCGTGTGAGGAATGAAAGAGAcagacaaagaagaagggaagaaattgaagagagagaATTGCAAGAAGCATTACGTCAAAATAATCATGATAATCGAGTAAGGCGGCGCGAACTTCATCGCATGGATGATATAGAGCAAGGCTGGGTTGcaccacaagaaagagaaatgtcaatacatcaacatgatcgcaCAGGTGAAGAGGAACGACAAGATAGAGCACAGATCGAAACGAACATTGATAGGcgtaggagaagaagagaagaagctgaagaatatGAGATACAAGAGGCAATACGTCAGTATAATCATGCAAATAGACTGAGACAAGCAAGATTAAAAAAACCTATGCGCGAAGATATAGATCAAAGCTTCAGTGAAGAAATTCTTAATGAAATGgcggaattaagagaaatgatgactgcgaaaagaaatggtggaaggagacaactagaggaagcagtggaggaaactaggaaaactccatttacaaagaAGATTCAAAGGGCAGTGATACCGTCTAAGTGCAGTTTACCAACATTCACTAGCATATTTGATGGAAGCGTTTGTGCaatacaacatgtgaaagctTACACACGATCTCTGTTGCAGTGGGAAAACAATGACGCAATAATGTGTAAATATTTCGCTGTGAGCCTGGCAGGGGAAGCTCTGAAATGGTTTGAAGGACTACCGATAAAATCCATTGGATCATTCCACCATTTACAGAACGTCTTTTTAGGACAATATATTAGcaataatatgtcaagaccagAAATTGAGACGAAATTcggacttcgcagaagaacaaatgaaagtTTACATCATCTAACAAcacgttggagaaccatgtgtagcgaaatgggaaGACGTGTGGATGAGCGACACCTTATTCTTGCGTTTATCAATGCTCTCTTCGCTACATATTTATTATATACACAAATATTTAGGATAAAGGATACAATAACGATGTCAGAGCTGCGCGAATTTCAAGAGGAGTACATAGCACTTGAGGAGAAACAAAGAGATATGGAGTTATACCCAGTTGCAGTACCTGATGCGAAAGGTGGAAATGCAAGTTTACTCCCAAGACTGACAAATGCTGTTGCGAGTACGTCGCAGGGAAATCAAGGAAGGAACATTacagaaatggaaaaaaaaactaatagcCATGGGTAGTGCAGATCAAGCAGAATTTAACAAAGAGTATAGAGACAGACAATTTCAAAATCCTGGAGgtagtaataagattcaaagaatggATAATCCACCAGAAATTTCAGAAGGTCAACGACCATATTATAATAAAAGACAAGGAACTTAAACGATAGTATGGGAACAAATAAACATTCCGAAGTTGAACACTACAGTAGATAAAGTATGGAAAGCTTTCATCCTAATGGAAGAAATCCCATAACCACATAATTTAGGGGATGAACCACCCCCGGGGAGAAGGAGCAGAGAATTTTTTGTATATCATTgctttcatggtcacacaacaagtaaTTGCATGTGAGGAAAATCATATTGCGAATGATTGAACAAGGAAAATTGGATCATTTCTTAGCACAACAACCAAAGAATTTACCACCAAGACCATCGGGAGGAAATGCATATGCAAAAGAGAAGGGAAAGAATACATTTGTAATTGAAGTAGGCGCGAAAGCGAAGAACCTATATTGTAATTCAATTGTACATTCATTCAGAAATATAGAAGACTTCCACGAAAACGTCTTAAGTAGGGTGTATGCGAGAGATGCTAATGGAAGAGAAATCCTCAACCTTGCGAAAGTATCACCATTGAAGGATTGGCAAAAACAAACTATCTCATTTAGTGCAGAAGAAACACCAGGAGGAGGGGAATCGCATGAATGTCCATTAGTAGTGAGATTAGGAATTAATCAGAAACCAAAGGTAGAAGATGACGAGGAAGATGAAGCAAACACTTGGGTAATAAATAGAATACTTATAGATCCTGGAAGTTCCGTCAACATTCTCTTTTATCCTACAtacaaaaccatgggtggaagggaTGACGAATTGATTCCTTCAACGTATAAAATTTATGGCTTCATTGGAACTGCGAACAAGCCAAAAGGTGAGGTGACTATGAGGATTCTTCTTCAGAATATGCCAACAGAAATTGTATTTTGTGTTGTGGATGTCGAATCACCCTATAATGCTCTAATTGGAAGACCATGGTTGCATAGTATCTTGGGTGTGGCCTCAACATTTCATCAGTGCATAAAATTTCCTTTACCCCAGGGTGTTGGTattataagaggagatacaaTTGAAAGTAGAAATTGTCAAGAAATTGACATTGACAAGTGCGAAGAAAGAGAGAGTAAACGAAGAAATTGGAAAAAGCATGCTGCAGATAGTCAAAGAGCTGAGAGGTTAATGGTGGACGTATTATATAATGTTGGACAAAAAAATAAGCAAAATACTGAAGCAGGGTTTTTTGTGAAGTAATGATACTAAGCGAACCATAAATATTACTTCTATAGAAACCGAAAGAATGCAGAGACAAAAGTTGTGTTTTCAAGACAAAAAAGAAGTGTGCGATGGTTATCGCACAAAGGAGATTGAAAGGGTTATGCGAAATAATATTCTGAAAAGCATCTGCGAGCTTAAGGAGATACAAAAAATGAAGGGGAtaagtgaataatatgaggaatGGACATGTATTTCTTTCTGAGAAACAAGTTAATAAATCTATGTACCGGAGTTGTATaaactcaaaaattgaaaatggaatgaCAAATtctaatttcatgaagtgatattGTGTCAAGAAGAGAAAAATTAGAATCTTTATAATAATACGTTAATAAAAGGCACCAGAAATGATAATTTTTATCAAGATAGACTAGGAATCCGGatatggcgtgcaacctagttcgcatacatgcaagaggaaaaaagtaagacctatctcacgtcatagtcggagaaacctagaaagcataactcaagggaaagctataccgaccctggaacttgagttatggagatttggggtgagaataaacGAAAATTACCATCCGAGAgaggtaccttaaattttcagtctaagataataatcttagattgagggactaaggtgagaaagtctctcctaaggagtgcagaaactctatcagcgcgccgaggtacacggttgagtcaagagtgcccgggacctctggagcgtacctttccactcttgacaagtcctgactatgatgcactcggtccgaagataccccacttagggtgtggtcTCGCAACCATAAACCTCATCGTTGTTGGGAtgtgagactgcgaaatcaactggttgctgAATTAACCAG
Proteins encoded in this window:
- the LOC113339584 gene encoding transmembrane emp24 domain-containing protein p24beta2-like, with amino-acid sequence MINRVLIAGNTWNCSCYGGESEAKNEWVEMLLSNYVPWNSGLKDGIDLIAKDPRGELVHYSHDKTSEKFEFVVHREGLHQFCFKNKGPHYETVDFDIHIRHFAYHGQRAKDEHLNPLMTQLAKLQQSLFDVQFEQHCLEAQTDRQAILNQGMSKRAMHKAMLEMRR